A region of the Geomonas subterranea genome:
TACCGCCGCAACTTCGGGCGCATAGCGGGCAAGTTCAAGGCCAACTACGCCAACATGGCCAGCGCGGACAGCACCTTTCATACCGCCTCCCTGGGGGCGAACCTCGAGGCGTCCTTCGGCAAGCTCTTCGTTTTACTCAACAGCAGCGTGTTGTGGACCTTTTCCGCCGGCGGCAACACGTCGAGCGAAACCATCAGCCTCTCGTTCAGGAGATCGTTTTGAGACCAGGCAAACCGTTTTCCCCATCGCTGTTGCGCATTCTCGCCCTTTGCTCCCTCCTCGCCGCCGGATGCACCCTGGGGGGGCGCGACCAGGAGGCGACCCGCAACTGGCCCCCGCGCCCCTATCCCGCGCGGATCGTCTGGACCGGGGCGGCCAGGTCTCCGGAAAACCTCGAGATCGGCAACGGCTTCTGGGCGCGCCTGTGGCGCGACATCTCCGGGGACAACCAGAACGCCATCGCCCGCCCCTACGGCATCCACGCCGACTGCAGGCGGCGCATCCTGGTGGTCGATTCGCAGAAAAAAGGGGTGCACCTCTACGACCGGGAGTTCAAGCGCTACTACTTCGTGGGGGAGAAGGAGTTCACCCTCCCCATCGGGGTCACCGAGGACGAGCACAACACCGCTTTCGTCACCGATTCCGCCGCCGGCGCCGTGTACCGCTTCAACCTGGGCGAGCGGCGGGTGATCCCGTTCGTCACGGGGCTAAAAAGGCCGACCGGGATCGTGTTCAACCCGCTCAACCAGATGATCTACGTCACCGACACCCTGGCGGGGCAGGTGCTCGCCTTCGACGGGCAGGGGAAGGAGGTGCTCCGCTTCGGCAGGCCGGGGAAGGGGCGCGGGGAGTTCAACCTTCCCACCGATCTCGCCGTGGACCGGCAGGGGAGGATCTATGTGACTGACCCCTTGAACGCCCGCATCCAGGTCTTCACCAGGGACGGCGCCTGGGTGAGGGAGTTCGGCCAGGCCGGCGACACGCCGGGGTACTTCGGCAAGCCCAAGGGGGTCGCCGTCAACAGCGAGGGGCACGTCTACGTCTGCGACGCGCAGTACGACCGGGTGCAGGTGTTCAACCAGGAGGGGAAGCTCCTGATCTCCTTCGGCTCCTCCGG
Encoded here:
- a CDS encoding 6-bladed beta-propeller; translation: MRPGKPFSPSLLRILALCSLLAAGCTLGGRDQEATRNWPPRPYPARIVWTGAARSPENLEIGNGFWARLWRDISGDNQNAIARPYGIHADCRRRILVVDSQKKGVHLYDREFKRYYFVGEKEFTLPIGVTEDEHNTAFVTDSAAGAVYRFNLGERRVIPFVTGLKRPTGIVFNPLNQMIYVTDTLAGQVLAFDGQGKEVLRFGRPGKGRGEFNLPTDLAVDRQGRIYVTDPLNARIQVFTRDGAWVREFGQAGDTPGYFGKPKGVAVNSEGHVYVCDAQYDRVQVFNQEGKLLISFGSSGNGKGEFWMPSGIAIDKDDNIFVADSYNNRIQLFGYIWLD